A section of the Kribbella sp. HUAS MG21 genome encodes:
- a CDS encoding gamma-glutamyltransferase has translation MSGGHPRVAVAAPNTVAAEAGVRVAAEGGNAVDAAIAATLVTMVNEVGVVSPASGGFVTLQVAGGDPVTIDGWVEMPGRGLSAERFGRGVWDVTTDYGGGTTTTVGHGSVATPGGMKALDLAHRRSGKAPWREVVQPAIDVARNGFPLSRTSGYYLGFTHDSIFGWHQPSHGVVHGDDGEVIKAGTTLVIPELADALELIARDGAETMYTGQLAQLLIRDMAANEGILTAEDLAAYEAVVRPALVVNQNGWRLATNPPPAVGGVAVAAMLALLDGVPDDGSWSQSELERLIEVQHAVLGRRLAELDEEDVRKLEGQRLLELAAAGDLRALSSPSTATVSVVDDEGDACAITVSSGYGSGVLTPGTGIWLNNALGEQELLHGGPHSLAPGTRLTSNMAPSVARRDSDGAVLAISSPGSDRIPTALAQVYALYTHGGLPLREAVEHPRLHVRVRENVVVDYEDDLPVSGSTGLPTRPMPPHSMYFGGVAAAFWDPSDGLLAVGDPRRTGAVAISP, from the coding sequence ATGAGCGGCGGGCATCCACGGGTCGCGGTGGCGGCGCCCAACACGGTCGCCGCCGAGGCGGGTGTGCGGGTGGCTGCCGAGGGCGGGAACGCGGTGGACGCCGCGATCGCCGCCACGCTGGTGACGATGGTCAACGAGGTCGGCGTGGTGTCGCCGGCCTCGGGTGGGTTCGTCACGCTGCAGGTCGCGGGCGGGGATCCGGTGACCATCGACGGCTGGGTCGAGATGCCGGGGCGAGGGCTGTCGGCCGAGCGGTTCGGGCGCGGCGTCTGGGACGTGACCACGGACTACGGCGGCGGTACGACGACCACGGTCGGCCACGGCTCCGTCGCCACGCCGGGCGGGATGAAGGCGCTCGACCTCGCCCACCGCCGTTCCGGTAAGGCGCCGTGGCGCGAGGTCGTGCAGCCCGCGATCGACGTCGCCCGCAACGGCTTCCCGTTGAGCCGCACCTCGGGGTACTACCTCGGCTTCACCCATGACAGCATCTTCGGCTGGCACCAGCCGAGCCACGGCGTCGTCCACGGCGACGACGGCGAGGTGATCAAGGCCGGTACGACGCTCGTCATCCCGGAGCTCGCCGACGCGCTGGAGCTGATCGCCCGCGACGGCGCCGAGACCATGTACACCGGCCAGCTCGCCCAGCTCCTGATCCGCGACATGGCCGCGAACGAAGGCATCCTCACCGCCGAGGACCTCGCCGCGTACGAGGCCGTCGTACGTCCGGCTCTCGTCGTCAACCAGAACGGCTGGCGCCTGGCCACCAACCCGCCGCCCGCCGTCGGGGGAGTCGCCGTCGCGGCGATGCTCGCGCTGCTGGACGGCGTACCGGACGACGGTAGCTGGAGCCAGTCCGAGCTGGAGCGGCTCATCGAAGTGCAGCACGCGGTGCTCGGCCGGCGGCTCGCCGAGCTCGACGAAGAGGACGTACGGAAGCTCGAAGGCCAACGACTGCTCGAACTCGCGGCGGCCGGTGATCTTCGTGCGCTGTCCTCGCCCAGCACGGCGACGGTCTCGGTCGTGGACGACGAGGGCGACGCGTGCGCGATCACGGTCTCGTCCGGGTACGGCTCCGGGGTGCTCACGCCCGGCACCGGCATCTGGCTGAACAACGCGCTCGGCGAGCAGGAGCTCCTGCACGGCGGTCCGCACAGCCTCGCCCCGGGCACCCGCCTCACGTCGAACATGGCGCCGAGCGTCGCCCGCCGCGACAGCGACGGCGCCGTCCTGGCGATCAGCTCGCCCGGCTCGGACCGGATCCCGACCGCGCTCGCCCAGGTCTACGCGCTCTACACCCACGGCGGCCTGCCGCTCCGGGAGGCCGTCGAGCACCCGCGGCTGCACGTCCGCGTCCGGGAGAACGTCGTCGTCGACTACGAGGACGACCTCCCGGTCTCCGGCTCGACCGGACTGCCGACCCGCCCGATGCCGCCGCACTCGATGTACTTCGGCGGCGTCGCGGCCGCGTTCTGGGACCCGTCCGACGGCCTCCTCGCCGTCGGCGACCCACGCCGTACGGGAGCCGTCGCCATCTCGCCCTAG
- a CDS encoding glycosyltransferase family 2 protein: MTQPELSVVVPMYDEEEVLPIFFERMHPLLDGLGVSYELLVVDDGSRDRTAALLLDAAKDWAQLRVVRLLRNSGHQAAQSAGFRRARGRYVVTIDADLQDPPEVIADFLRAVHEQDVDVVYGVRSDRSSDSWAKRTTARLYYRLMCRLVGKQIPFDAADFRLVTRRVVDAVNALPDDGRVFRLVIPWLGFPSTEVPYVRAERAAGSTKYSVSKMVRLAFDSVTAFSAAPLRLATWLGLLGGAMSGLFVVGALVIKLTGRSIPGWTSTVLAVSVIGAIQLLCLGLLGEYVARLFQSSQRRPQFLVGYDSLEDHGHQEDPIHESTQTNR, encoded by the coding sequence ATGACCCAGCCCGAGCTCTCCGTCGTCGTACCGATGTACGACGAGGAGGAGGTGCTGCCGATCTTCTTCGAGCGGATGCACCCGCTGCTCGACGGGCTCGGGGTCAGCTACGAGCTGCTCGTGGTCGACGACGGCAGCCGGGACCGGACCGCGGCGCTGCTCCTCGACGCGGCGAAGGACTGGGCGCAGTTGCGGGTCGTCCGGCTGCTCCGCAACTCCGGGCACCAGGCCGCGCAGTCGGCCGGCTTCCGCCGAGCCCGCGGCCGGTACGTCGTCACGATCGACGCCGACCTCCAGGACCCGCCCGAGGTGATCGCGGACTTCCTGCGGGCCGTCCACGAGCAGGACGTCGACGTCGTGTACGGCGTCCGCTCCGACCGCTCGAGCGACTCCTGGGCGAAGCGGACGACGGCCCGGCTGTACTACCGCCTGATGTGCCGCCTGGTCGGCAAGCAGATCCCGTTCGACGCCGCCGACTTCCGGCTGGTGACGCGTCGCGTGGTGGACGCGGTCAACGCGTTGCCCGACGACGGCCGGGTGTTCCGCCTCGTCATCCCGTGGCTCGGCTTCCCGAGCACCGAGGTTCCGTACGTCCGGGCGGAGCGCGCCGCCGGGTCGACGAAGTACAGCGTGTCGAAGATGGTCCGGCTCGCGTTCGACAGCGTCACCGCGTTCTCGGCGGCGCCGCTGCGGCTCGCGACCTGGCTCGGGCTGCTCGGTGGCGCGATGTCCGGGCTGTTCGTGGTCGGCGCGCTGGTGATCAAGCTGACCGGCCGGAGCATCCCCGGCTGGACGTCGACCGTGCTCGCGGTCAGCGTGATCGGCGCGATCCAGCTGCTCTGCCTCGGCCTGCTGGGGGAGTACGTCGCCCGCTTGTTCCAGTCGAGCCAGCGCCGGCCGCAGTTCCTGGTCGGCTACGACAGTCTCGAGGACCACGGGCATCAAGAGGACCCGATCCACGAAAGCACACAGACCAACAGATGA